A stretch of Microscilla marina ATCC 23134 DNA encodes these proteins:
- the panB gene encoding 3-methyl-2-oxobutanoate hydroxymethyltransferase has product MSTYSAELKRVTTHSLQEMKTLGEKISMLTAYDYSLAKIVDGAGVDVILVGDSASNVMAGHETTLPITLDQMIYHASAVVRAAKRALIVVDLPFGSYQGNSEEALRSAIRIMKESGAHAVKLEGGAEIKESVTRVLSAGVPVMGHLGLTPQSIYKFGTYTVRAKEEEEAAKLIQDALVLQECGCFGIVLEKIPAPLAKKVSESLKVPTIGIGAGVDTDGQVLVLQDMLGINKDFKPRFLRRYADLHSVITGSIQNYVSDIKKKDFPNEKESYWNKK; this is encoded by the coding sequence ATGTCTACATATAGTGCAGAACTCAAACGAGTAACTACTCACTCGCTTCAGGAAATGAAAACCTTAGGCGAAAAAATATCTATGCTTACCGCTTACGACTACTCTCTGGCAAAAATTGTAGATGGCGCTGGAGTAGATGTTATTTTAGTAGGTGACTCCGCATCTAACGTAATGGCAGGACACGAAACTACCTTGCCTATTACACTTGATCAAATGATTTACCATGCATCGGCGGTAGTAAGAGCTGCCAAACGTGCCCTGATTGTAGTTGACTTACCTTTTGGCTCTTACCAAGGTAACTCTGAGGAGGCTTTACGCTCAGCTATTCGTATTATGAAAGAATCGGGCGCCCACGCAGTAAAACTGGAAGGTGGTGCCGAAATCAAGGAATCGGTAACGAGGGTATTAAGTGCTGGTGTACCAGTAATGGGACACTTGGGGCTTACTCCTCAGTCTATTTATAAATTTGGAACGTATACCGTGCGCGCCAAGGAAGAAGAAGAAGCTGCCAAACTTATTCAAGATGCCCTTGTTTTACAAGAGTGCGGCTGTTTTGGAATAGTACTGGAAAAAATACCGGCTCCGCTTGCCAAAAAAGTATCTGAGTCTTTGAAAGTTCCTACCATTGGTATTGGAGCCGGGGTTGATACCGACGGACAAGTATTGGTACTACAAGATATGCTGGGAATAAATAAAGACTTCAAACCGCGTTTTTTACGTCGTTATGCCGACTTACACTCTGTAATTACGGGGTCTATTCAAAATTATGTGAGCGATATTAAGAAAAAAGACTTCCCTAACGAGAAAGAAAGCTATTGGAATAAAAAATAA